A genomic window from Lotus japonicus ecotype B-129 chromosome 1, LjGifu_v1.2 includes:
- the LOC130733165 gene encoding receptor-like protein 7 encodes MGWIPLPYFIFHSFLLLLLHFPSYTCSLCNYHDNSALLQFKNSFVVNTSADNFMVRTHCSSFSTKTETWKNGTDCCSKWDGVTCDALSGHVIGLDLSCGHLHGEFQPNSTIFQLRHLQQLNLAFNHFWRSPLYPGIGDLVELTHLNLSYSGIIGNIPSTISHLSELVSLDLSNSYMRFDPSTWKKLILNTTNLRELHLDGTDMSSVRVSSLMNLSSSLVSLHLQYTGLQGNFPSDIFCLPNLEELDLSLNDQLMGQIPKSNCSTPLRYLDLSSTSFSGEIPDSIGHLKSLEILDLHSSKFNGVVPLSLWNLTRLTSLSLSYNHFRGEIPPLLSNLKHLTNFEIRYNNFSGCIPEQLGELLKLEFLQLSMNNLRGPIPSKMAGLPKLEFLDLSSNMLTGTIPHWCYSLPFLSSLDLSNNHLMGKIGEFSTYALEDLNLSNNKLQGQIPHSVFEFENLTDLDFSSNDLSVYVDFHQFSKLKSLTSLNLSQINFLAISFDSTNDYELPNLQSLYLSSCNIESSFPKFLAPLQNLEELDLSNNKIHGQIPKWFHEKLLHSWKNIEYIDLSFNQLQGDLPIPPKSIYNFLVSNNHFTGYIDSMICNASSLIVLNLAHNNLTGTIPQCLGTFYDLVVLDLQMNNLHGSIPINFSEGNVFETIKLNDNRLEGPLPQALAKCTKLEVLDLGDNNIEDSFPSWLETLQELQVLRLRSNKFRGIITCSNTKHPFPKLRIIDVANNNFSGSLPALCFMKFQGMMNVSNNPNRSLYMNDKGYYKDSVVIIMKGQEVELKRILTAFTTIDLSNNMFEGCIPKVIGRLKSLIGLNLSHNRINGVIPHSLSNLTNLEWLDLSWNQLTSDIPLALTNLNFLSTLNLSQNHLEGIIPTGGQFNTYGNASYGGNPMLCGFPLSKSCNKDEEQPPHSTFQDDEESGFGWKSVAVGYACGAVFGMLLGYNLFLTTKPQWLATLVEGLLGVRVKRTNNRARTNRR; translated from the coding sequence ATGGGGTGGATTCCTTTACCATATTTTATCTTCCACTCGTTCTTGttgcttcttcttcattttccttcataCACTTGCTCACTGTGCAACTATCATGACAACTCTGCTTTGCTTCAATTCAAAAACTCATTTGTTGTCAACACTTCAGCTGATAATTTTATGGTTAGGACTCATTGTTCCTCTTTTTCCACTAAGACAGAAACTTGGAAAAACGGAACAGATTGCTGCAGCAAGTGGGATGGGGTCACGTGCGACGCCTTATCAGGCCACGTGATTGGTCTCGACCTTAGTTGTGGTCATCTTCATGGTGAGTTCCAACCCAATAGCACCATATTCCAGCTGAGGCACCTTCAACAACTCAACCTTGCTTTTAATCATTTTTGGAGATCTCCGTTGTATCCTGGAATTGGTGATCTCGTAGAACTCACCCATCTGAATTTATCATACTCTGGAATCATTGGTAATATTCCCTCTACAATCTCTCACTTGTCAGAACTAGTATCACTTGATCTAAGCAACTCGTATATGAGATTTGATCCATCCACGTGGAAGAAACTCATTCTTAACACAACTAATTTAAGGGAGCTCCATCTTGATGGCACAGACATGTCTTCTGTCAGAGTGAGCTCTTTGATGAATTTGTCATCCTCTTTGGTCTCTCTCCATCTACAATACACTGGATTACAGGGGAATTTTCCAAGTGACATCTTTTGTTTACCCAATCTTGAAGAACTTGATTTGTCATTAAATGATCAGTTGATGGGTCAGATTCCAAAGTCCAACTGCAGCACTCCTCTAAGGTACTTGGATCTCTCTAGCACATCATTCTCAGGAGAAATTCCAGATTCCATAGGCCATTTGAAATCTCTTGAAATACTTGATCTGCACAGCAGCAAATTCAATGGAGTGGTTCCTCTATCTTTGTGGAACCTCACTCGACTAACAAGTTTGAGCCTCTCCTACAATCACTTTCGCGGTGAAATCCCACCATTGCTTTCAAACCTCAAACATCTCACTAACTTTGAGATTAGGTACAATAATTTTAGCGGTTGCATCCCTGAACAGCTCGGTGAGCTTCTCAAATTAGAATTTCTTCAACTTTCAATGAACAACCTAAGAGGTCCGATTCCAAGTAAAATGGCTGGACTTCCAAAACTAGAATTTCTAGATTTGTCAAGTAATATGTTAACTGGAACAATTCCTCATTGGTGTTATTCTTTACCTTTCTTGTCAAGTTTGGATCTTAGTAACAACCATCTCATGGGGAAAATTGGTGAATTCTCAACTTATGCTTTGGAAGATTTGAATCTCTCTAACAACAAACTGCAAGGTCAGATTCCACACTcagtatttgaatttgaaaatctTACTGACTTAGATTTTTCATCAAATGACCTGAGTGTTTATGTGGACTTCCACCAATTCTCAAAGCTTAAAAGTCTAACTTCcctcaatctttctcaaattaATTTTCTCGCAATTAGCTTTGATAGCACTAATGACTATGAGTTACCCAACCTTCAATCCTTATATCTATCTTCATGTAATATTGAGAGCAGTTTCCCTAAATTCTTAGCACCACTTCAAAATTTGGAAGAATTAGATCTTTCTAATAACAAAATTCATGGACAAATTCCCAAATGGTTTCATGAGAAGCTCTTACACTCATGGAAGAACATTGAATATATTGATCTCAGTTTCAACCAGTTGCAAGGCGACCTTCCAATTCCTCCAAAGAGCATCTACAACTTTCTTGTCTCAAATAACCACTTCACCGGATACATTGATTCAATGATTTGCAATGCAAGCTCCCTCATTGTGCTCAATTTGGCTCACAACAACTTGACTGGCACAATTCCACAGTGCTTGGGGACATTTTATGATCTTGTGGTGTTGGATTTGCAAATGAACAACCTTCATGGAAGCATCCCTATAAATTTTTCTGAGGGAAATGTCTTTGAGACAATAAAGTTGAATGACAATCGATTGGAGGGACCATTACCACAGGCCTTGGCCAAGTGCACAAAACTTGAAGTTTTGGACCTTGGAGACAACAACATAGAAGATTCATTTCCTAGTTGGCTAGAAACTCTGCAAGAGTTACAAGTACTCCGTTTACGGTCAAACAAATTCCGCGGTATCATCACTTGTTCCAACACAAAGCATCCATTTCCCAAGTTGAGAATTATTGATGTCGCCAATAACAATTTTAGTGGCTCCTTGCCCGCATTATGCTTTATGAAATTTCAAGGAATGATGAATGTGAGTAATAACCCAAACCGTTCCCTGTACATGAACGACAAAGGTTACTACAAAGATTCAGTGGTGATCATAATGAAAGGTCAAGAAGTGGAGCTTAAGAGGATATTAACTGCTTTCACAACTATTGATTTATCAAACAATATGTTTGAAGGTTGCATTCCAAAAGTCATTGGACGATTAAAGTCTCTTATAGGACTTAACCTTTCACACAATAGAATCAATGGTGTCATTCCACATTCATTGAGTAATTTGACAAATTTGGAATGGTTGGACCTCTCATGGAACCAGTTGACTAGTGACATTCCTTTGGCTTTGACAAATTTGAATTTTCTCTCTACCTTGAACCTTTCACAAAACCATCTTGAGGGAATCATACCTACTGGTGGACAATTTAACACATATGGAAATGCTTCATATGGAGGAAACCCAATGCTATGTGGATTCCCTTTGTCAAAATCATGCAATAAGGATGAAGAACAGCCACCACATTCAACATTTCAAGATGATGAAGAATCTGGATTTGGTTGGAAATCTGTGGCCGTGGGATATGCGTGTGGGGCTGTGTTTGGGATGCTCTTGGGATATAATTTATTCTTGACTACGAAACCTCAATGGCTTGCGACACTTGTTGAAGGTCTGCTTGGTGTAAGGGTGAAAAGGACAAACAACAGAGCCCGTACAAACCGCAGATGA
- the LOC130747322 gene encoding glycinol 4-dimethylallyltransferase-like: MVLKVGSLMLKVSFNGVESGNLWRNKHGANKNIYCASSYAPKAKASQQKRKVQNKYNILKFEESSLNNHYKCVEGESTYKKCNRKYIVKASSEPSFESEPNACDPKTVLHSIKNFLVAFKTFSRPYSMVGLISSTIATSLLTVEKLSDMSPLFFTNVLKALVLYLAMSIYVNGVNQLFDVEIDKINKPYLPLASGELSYTTGVIIVAFCLIMSFWLAWNIGSWPFIWGLLAYSMVGSVYSVNVPLLRWKGHPVLAAMCIISMSALIIPIPTFLHLQTYVFKRTTISWRPLIFVIAFTSLYFVGISLCKDIPDIEGDKAFGVNSFSIRFGTKRAFWFCVTLFETAFGIAMFTAATSSYLWSKVITGLGYAVLASILWYNAKSVDLGSKDSIQSFYVFTWKLLSAQYFLMPFVR, encoded by the exons ATGGTGTTGAAAGTGGGTAGTTTAATGTTGAAAGTGAGTtttaatggtgttgaaa GTGGAAATCTCTGGCGGAACAAACATGGCGCCAATAAGAATATTTACTGTGCAA GTTCTTATGCACCAAAAGCTAAAGCTTCACAGCAAAAAAGAAAAgttcaaaataaatataatattttgaagTTTGAGGAGTCAAGTTTGAACAATCATTACAAATGCGTTGAAGGAGAGTCTACATATAAAAAATGCAACAGAAAATATATTGTCAAAGCATCATCTGAACCATCTTTTGAATCTGAACCAAATGCTTGTGATCCTAAAACTGTTTTGCACTCTATCAAAAATTTCTTAGTTGCATTCAAAACGTTCTCCCGTCCGTACTCAATGGTTGGCCTT ATCTCAAGCACAATTGCTACATCTCTCCTTACAGTTGAGAAATTATCAGACATGTCTCCATTATTTTTTACAAATGTGTTGAAG GCTCTTGTACTTTACCTAGCAATGAGTATTTATGTTAATGGTGTCAATCAATTGTTCGATGTTGAAATAGACAAG ATAAACAAGCCATATCTTCCATTAGCATCTGGAGAATTATCATATACAACTGGTGTCATTATTGTTGCATTTTGTTTAATTATG AGTTTTTGGCTTGCCTGGAATATAGGCTCTTGGCCATTCATTTGGGGTCTCCTAGCATATTCTATGGTGGGGAGTGTTTATTCAGTCAAC GTGCCCCTATTAAGATGGAAGGGACATCCAGTGCTAGCAGCAATGTGCATCATTTCTATGAGTGCACTTATAATTCCAATCCCAACTTTCCTTCATTTGCAG ACTTATGTGTTCAAGAGGACGACTATTTCTTGGAGACcactgatttttgttattgcaTTCACGAGCCTCTACTTTGTAGGTATTTCATTGTGCAAG GACATACCAGACATTGAAGGAGATAAAGCATTTGGCGTCAATTCATTTTCAATACGTTTCGGTACAAAACGG GCATTCTGGTTTTGTGTTACACTTTTTGAAACGGCTTTTGGAATCGCCATGTTTACGGCAGCAACATCTTCTTATCTGTGGAGTAAAGTTATAACG GGTTTGGGATATGCTGTTCTGGCTTCAATTCTCTGGTACAATGCCAAATCTGTAGATTTGGGAAGTAAAGATTCCATACAATCCTTCTATGTGTTTACCTGGAAG CTACTTTCAGCACAGTACTTCCTCATGCCTTTTGTTAGATGA